A window of Mangifera indica cultivar Alphonso chromosome 11, CATAS_Mindica_2.1, whole genome shotgun sequence contains these coding sequences:
- the LOC123229908 gene encoding probable beta-1,4-xylosyltransferase IRX9H encodes MASIRRTLSPPYHDRSYQNGFSSTFPAANSPSHRLLHNGKYSSSPMNSLTVNLCRFFSSRKSWRKSLYRFLLFFLVGVVLGMSRLTPFGHVTEIENHDVFFEIKPPHVNVQFDSDNTERMSWREEVVLNTVSFGVEKKNESESIDNYKYRYDFVSRKQLIVITPTYNRAMQAYFLNRLSQVLRLVQPPVLWIVVEENAASFETAEMLRKTGVMYRHLVCQKNSSNVKDRGVHQRNVGLEHIERHRLDGIVYFADDDNVYTIDLFESLREISRFGTWPVGMLAQSKNKAILEGPVCNGSQVIGWHTNEKSKRLRRFHVDMSGFAFNSTILWDPKRWKRPFRNPIRQLDTAKEGFQETTFIEQVVEDERQMEGTPPGCSKILNWHLHLNTRNLAYPRGWLLQKHLDTVLPIN; translated from the exons ATGGCCTCGATCCGCCGAACTCTTTCTCCACCGTATCACGATCGTTCCTACCAAAATGGTTTCAGCTCTACATTTCCAGCCGCTAATTCACCTTCTCACAGGCTCTTACATAATGGTAAATATTCCTCATCGCCAATGAACTCACTCACCGTCAACCTCTGTCGATTCTTTTCATCTCGTAAATCATGGAGAAAATCTCTCTACCGGTTTCTTCTATTCTTCCTGGTCGGTGTTGTGTTAGGCATGAGTCGTTTGACACCCTTTGGTCACGTGACGGAGATTGAAAATCACGACGTGTTTTTTGAGATCAAGCCGCCGCACGTGAACGTGCAATTTGACAGTGATAACACCGAGCGTATGAGCTGGCGTGAAGAAGTCGTTCTGAATACGGTGAGTTTCGGAGTAGAAAAGAAAAACGAATCCGAATCGATTGACAATTACAAATACAGATACGATTTCGTATCGAGAAAGCAATTAATTGTGATAACACCAACGTACAACCGCGCAATGCAAGCGTATTTTTTAAACAGATTGTCGCAGGTTTTGAGGCTTGTACAGCCGCCGGTGCTGTGGATAGTGGTCGAGGAAAATGCGGCGTCGTTTGAGACAGCGGAGATGCTGAGAAAAACAGGGGTTATGTATAGACACTTGGTTTGTCAAAAGAATTCGAGCAATGTGAAAGATAGGGGGGTTCATCAGAGGAATGTGGGTTTAGAGCATATCGAAAGGCATAGACTTGATGGGATCGTGTATTTTGCAGATGATGATAATGTCTACACCATTGACTTGTTTGAGAGCCTGAGAGAAATCAG CCGATTTGGCACTTGGCCTGTTGGCATGCTTGCGCAAAGCAAAAACAAGGCAATTTTAGAAGGTCCTGTATGCAATGGAAGCCAAGTTATTGGGTGGCACACAAATGAGAAGAGCAAAAGGCTTCGTAGGTTTCATGTTGATATGTCCGGATTTGCTTTTAACAGCACTATCTTGTGGGATCCTAAGAGATGGAAGCGCCCTTTTCGAAATCCCATTCGGCAGTTAGACACAGCGAAGGAGGGTTTCCAA GAGACCACATTTATAGAACAAGTGGTGGAAGATGAACGCCAGATGGAAGGTACACCACCGGGTTgttcaaaaatattgaactGGCACCTTCATTTGAACACGCGCAATCTTGCTTATCCCAGAGGATGGCTGCTTCAGAAACACCTTGATACTGTTCTCCCCATTAATTGA
- the LOC123229909 gene encoding uncharacterized protein LOC123229909 — protein sequence MGFGTIEGVGLKAMEHSYILMPVLLAFFSDGDSIVAKQSIVTGTNFFCRFLEDTALQFHWHRKVERWLEELWTWTVSFKDAAFSIALEMKDPENETAFGTQASSARC from the exons ATGGGTTTCGGGACAATTGAAGGTGTTGGGTTGAAAGCAATGGAGCATTCTTATATTCTAATGCCTGTTTTGTTAGCATTTTTTAGTGATGGCGACTCTATTGTTGCAAAGCAATCTATTGTTACTGGCACGAATTTCTTTTGCCGTTTTCTAGAGGATACAGCATTACAG tTTCATTGGCATCGTAAAGTAGAGCGGTGGCTAGAAGAACTTTGGACGTGGACGGTTAGCTTTAAGGATGCTGCCTTTTCAATTGCATTGGAG ATGAAAGACCCAGAAAATGAAACTGCATTTGGAACTCAAGCCTCATCAGCCCGATGTTGA